A window of Caretta caretta isolate rCarCar2 chromosome 11, rCarCar1.hap1, whole genome shotgun sequence contains these coding sequences:
- the ATF2 gene encoding cyclic AMP-dependent transcription factor ATF-2 isoform X2, translating to MSDDKPFLCTAPGCGQRFTNEDHLAVHKHKHEMTLKFGPARNDSVIVADQTPTPTRFLKNCEEVGLFNELASPFENEFKKASEDDIKKMPLDLSPLATPIIRNKTEEPSVVETTHQDSPLPHPESTTSDEKEVSLQQTAQPTSTIVRPASLQVPNVLLTSSDSSVIIQQAIPSPTSSTVITQAPSSNRPIVPVPGPFPLLLHLPNGQTMPVAIPASITNSNVHVPAAVPLVRPVTMVPSIPGIPGPSSPQPVQSEAKLRLKAALTQQHPQVTNGDTAKGHASGLIRTQSEEARPQSLQQPATSTTETPASPAQPTPQTQNTGGRRRRAANEDPDEKRRKFLERNRAAASRCRQKRKVWVQSLEKKAEDLSSLNGQLQ from the exons CGTTTTACCAACGAGGATCATTTGGCTGTCCATAAACATAAACATGAGATGACACTGAAATTTGGTCCAGCTCGTAATGACAGTGTCATTGTGGCTG ATCAGACACCAACACCAACTAGATTCTTGAAGAACTGTGAAGAAGTGGGTTTATTCAATGAACTAGCaagtccttttgaaaatgaattcAAAAAGGCTTCAGAAGATGACATTAAAAAA ATGCCTCTAGATCTGTCTCCTCTTGCAACACCAATCATAAGAAATAAAACTGAAGAGCCTTCAGTTGTGGAGACAACTCATCAGGATAGTCCTTTACCTCATCCAGAGTCCACTACCAGTGATGAAAAG GAAGTGTCACTTCAGCAGACTGCACAGCCTACATCAACAATAGTTCGTCCAGCATCACTGCAGGTTCCTAATGTATTGCTAACAAGTTCTGACTCAAGTGTTATTATTCAGCAGGCAATACCTTCACCAACTTCTAGCACTGTCATTACCCAGGCTCCATCCTCCAACAGGCCAATAGT ACCAGTACCAGgtccttttcctctgctgttACATCTTCCTAATGGACAAACTATGCCTGTTGCTATTCCTGCCTCAATCACAAATTCTAATGTTCATGTCCCTGCTGCAGTTCCA CTTGTTAGACCTGTCACCATGGTGCCTAGTATCCCAGGAATCCCAGggccctcctccccacagccagtGCAGTCAGAGGCAAAATTG CGATTGAAAGCTGCCTTGACTCAGCAGCATCCTCAGGTCACAAATGGAGATACTGCCAAGGGGCATGCTAGTGGATTGATTAGGACTCAGTCAGAGGAAGCCCGACCACAGTCATTACAACAGCCTGCTACATCAACTACAGAAACACCG GCTTCCCCAgctcagcccacaccccaaacccaaaATACAGGGGGTCGTCGAAGAAGAGCAGCAAACGAAGACCCTGATGAGAAAAGAAGGAAGTTTCTAGAGCGAAACCGTGCTGCTGCTTCAAGATGTCgacaaaaaagaaaagtgtgGGTGCAGTCATTGGAGAAGAAAGCAGAAGACTTGAGCTCACTAAATGGTCAATTACAG